From Magnetococcus sp. PR-3, one genomic window encodes:
- the prfA gene encoding peptide chain release factor 1, protein MAIEEKLESLTNRHAELSSHLADPATVSDAKKFAAYSKEFSDLEPVVEAWQSHQTLTEQMADAEQMLAEAGDDPDMRQMAKEERETLKTQLEESHKNLQLMLLPKDPNDEKNVVLEIRAGTGGDEAALFVSDLFRMYGRFAESKGWRIEILSSSPTDLGGYKELIAMVHGKGAYMGLKYESGVHRVQRIPVTETGGRIHTSAVTVAILAEADDVELNLQDKDLRFDVYRSSGPGGQSVNTTDSAVRITHLPTGLIVTCQDEKSQHKNKAKAMKVLQARLLDAEKQAAASERAEARKGQVGSGDRSERIRTYNFPQSRVTDHRINLTLHKLDQVMQGALAEVVDALATHDQAEMLAQLGNPH, encoded by the coding sequence ATGGCCATTGAAGAAAAGCTGGAATCCTTAACCAACCGTCATGCAGAGCTCTCCTCTCATCTGGCCGACCCTGCTACGGTCTCGGACGCTAAAAAGTTTGCCGCTTACAGTAAAGAGTTTTCGGACCTAGAGCCGGTGGTAGAGGCTTGGCAGAGCCATCAAACCCTAACCGAGCAAATGGCCGATGCCGAACAGATGCTGGCTGAAGCGGGCGATGATCCTGACATGCGGCAAATGGCCAAAGAGGAACGGGAAACCTTAAAAACTCAACTGGAAGAGAGCCACAAAAACCTGCAACTGATGTTGCTGCCTAAAGATCCCAACGACGAGAAGAACGTTGTTTTGGAGATCCGTGCAGGTACGGGTGGTGATGAAGCGGCACTGTTTGTCTCTGACCTATTCCGTATGTATGGTCGTTTTGCTGAATCTAAAGGGTGGCGCATAGAGATCCTCTCCAGCAGCCCAACGGATCTGGGTGGCTATAAAGAACTCATTGCCATGGTCCATGGCAAAGGGGCCTATATGGGCCTGAAGTATGAGTCTGGTGTGCACCGGGTACAGCGTATTCCTGTCACAGAAACAGGTGGCCGCATCCACACCTCTGCGGTGACCGTGGCCATTTTGGCAGAAGCGGATGATGTGGAGCTTAATCTCCAAGATAAAGATTTACGCTTTGATGTGTACCGCTCTTCAGGCCCCGGTGGCCAGAGTGTAAACACCACCGATTCAGCGGTACGGATTACCCACCTACCCACCGGTTTAATCGTCACCTGTCAGGATGAAAAGTCTCAGCATAAGAACAAAGCCAAAGCGATGAAGGTTCTACAGGCACGTCTGCTGGATGCTGAAAAACAGGCGGCAGCCTCTGAACGGGCCGAAGCCCGCAAAGGTCAGGTGGGTAGTGGCGACCGATCCGAGCGTATTCGCACCTATAACTTCCCCCAAAGCCGGGTGACCGATCACCGTATTAATCTGACCTTGCATAAGCTCGATCAGGTTATGCAGGGTGCCTTGGCTGAAGTGGTGGATGCCTTGGCTACACATGATCAAGCTGAAATGCTAGCCCAGTTAGGGAACCCCCATTAA
- the ssb gene encoding single-stranded DNA-binding protein, which yields MAFSLNKVQLIGNLGGDPEIRYTQAGKAVANLNIATSESWNDQQGQRQERTEWHRVVVFGKPAEIVQQYLRKGSKVYIEGQLQTRKWQDQSGQDRYTTETVVSGFNSQMIILDRPGGGGGGGGGYGGGAPQGGGYGSGAPQGGGQGGQGGGAPQGGGAPQGGKQPASPADTFNEGPDFDDDIPF from the coding sequence ATGGCCTTTTCCCTCAACAAAGTACAACTGATCGGAAATCTGGGTGGGGACCCGGAGATTCGCTATACCCAAGCGGGTAAGGCGGTTGCCAATTTAAATATTGCGACCAGTGAGTCGTGGAATGATCAGCAGGGTCAACGCCAGGAACGTACCGAATGGCACCGTGTGGTAGTTTTTGGCAAGCCTGCTGAAATTGTCCAACAGTACTTACGTAAAGGCAGTAAAGTCTATATTGAAGGCCAGCTGCAGACCCGTAAATGGCAAGACCAGAGCGGGCAGGATCGCTACACAACCGAAACCGTGGTTAGTGGCTTTAATAGCCAGATGATCATTTTGGATCGTCCCGGTGGCGGCGGTGGCGGCGGTGGTGGTTATGGGGGGGGCGCACCTCAAGGTGGTGGTTATGGGAGTGGTGCACCTCAAGGTGGTGGTCAGGGCGGCCAAGGGGGCGGTGCACCCCAAGGTGGCGGCGCACCCCAAGGGGGTAAGCAGCCTGCTTCTCCGGCAGATACCTTTAATGAGGGACCTGACTTTGATGATGATATCCCCTTCTAG
- the dctP gene encoding TRAP transporter substrate-binding protein DctP, with translation MFQIFCTFLPLLAAIATALAPTAYAQAPVQIMRIGTTQGMDMTYVRNLRQMAQDIEQGTAGQIKVEILHNGQQGNEITMVKSLIENKMEAAFISASTLSQTLPAYQLLLTPRLFVTPNQLVQFVQSRYDLKLRRRAIRKRIQVLGYGGTGFYGITSFKEGSWEEMAGATIRSPSVITHQKGLEQMGLAPNYVPAESVPGAINDGWLQGISSTPELLNRTRLTQQAKRFFPTHHLYGWMAFTVSNRWYANLPKELRQKVKEIVAASLRQSFSESLRLEQKILGDWSAGRGPQPTEVAERAIAEQIKPWVGQKLQALEKRMGLHGQLWQMWIQNNGLMTTP, from the coding sequence ATGTTTCAAATTTTTTGCACCTTCTTGCCGCTGTTAGCAGCCATTGCGACCGCTTTGGCCCCTACAGCCTATGCCCAAGCCCCTGTGCAGATCATGCGCATTGGCACCACCCAGGGTATGGACATGACCTATGTCCGTAACTTAAGACAGATGGCACAGGATATCGAACAGGGTACGGCTGGTCAGATCAAGGTAGAGATTCTTCATAATGGTCAGCAGGGTAACGAGATCACGATGGTGAAATCGCTCATTGAGAATAAGATGGAGGCCGCCTTTATCTCAGCCTCTACCCTGTCTCAAACCTTACCAGCCTACCAGCTACTCCTGACACCAAGGTTGTTTGTCACACCCAATCAATTGGTGCAGTTTGTTCAAAGCCGTTATGACCTGAAGCTCCGCAGACGCGCCATCCGTAAACGTATTCAGGTTTTGGGCTACGGTGGTACGGGCTTTTATGGCATTACCAGCTTTAAAGAGGGATCGTGGGAAGAGATGGCTGGTGCCACCATCCGGTCACCCTCGGTGATTACCCATCAAAAAGGTCTGGAACAGATGGGGTTGGCCCCCAACTATGTACCGGCTGAGTCGGTACCCGGTGCCATTAATGATGGCTGGCTACAGGGTATTTCCAGTACGCCTGAGCTGCTTAATCGCACCCGCTTGACCCAACAGGCCAAACGTTTTTTCCCAACCCACCATCTCTATGGTTGGATGGCCTTTACCGTCAGCAACCGTTGGTATGCCAATCTACCCAAGGAGCTACGCCAGAAGGTTAAAGAGATTGTCGCCGCCTCGCTCAGACAGAGCTTTTCGGAATCTTTACGTTTGGAACAGAAAATTCTTGGGGACTGGAGTGCCGGCCGCGGTCCACAACCCACAGAGGTGGCTGAAAGAGCCATCGCTGAACAGATCAAACCATGGGTTGGTCAAAAACTGCAGGCACTGGAAAAACGGATGGGGCTACATGGTCAGTTATGGCAGATGTGGATCCAAAATAATGGCCTAATGACCACCCCATAA
- the plsY gene encoding glycerol-3-phosphate 1-O-acyltransferase PlsY → MDALFSPTALLAIFGAYLLGAIPFGLVIARLWGAGDIRTQGSGNIGATNVLRTAGKLPGLLTLILDIGKGAMATAVGIGLFGWESPITAAMALLSFMGHLFPIYLGFKGGKGVATGLGVFLMLTPMVGLLAVASWIIAAVLFRISSLSALLAFALMPVFQYLYGTQPAMVVAAIVVPTVFWKHRQNIQRILAGTEPRIGKKG, encoded by the coding sequence ATGGATGCACTGTTCTCACCCACTGCACTACTGGCCATTTTTGGGGCCTACCTACTGGGCGCCATCCCCTTTGGACTGGTCATTGCCCGCCTATGGGGTGCCGGGGATATCCGTACGCAAGGTAGTGGTAATATTGGGGCAACCAATGTTCTGCGTACCGCGGGCAAACTGCCGGGCTTGTTAACCCTTATTCTTGATATTGGCAAAGGGGCCATGGCAACCGCAGTGGGTATTGGGTTGTTCGGATGGGAGAGCCCCATTACTGCGGCCATGGCACTGTTATCTTTTATGGGACATCTGTTTCCCATTTATCTGGGTTTTAAGGGGGGCAAAGGGGTTGCAACCGGTTTGGGTGTTTTTTTAATGCTAACCCCCATGGTTGGTCTACTGGCGGTCGCCAGTTGGATCATTGCGGCCGTGTTGTTCCGTATCTCCTCGCTTTCCGCTTTACTCGCTTTTGCCTTGATGCCGGTGTTTCAATACCTCTACGGCACCCAACCTGCGATGGTGGTTGCAGCCATTGTGGTCCCAACCGTGTTTTGGAAGCATCGCCAGAACATTCAACGGATTTTGGCTGGTACCGAACCACGCATTGGTAAAAAGGGCTGA
- the dprA gene encoding DNA-processing protein DprA, with amino-acid sequence MAHEDLLAWLQLELTPGLGPITLRHLKQQYGTPQAILTALPDVKPQITLADRAWVADLIQQNQAMGAQAIHWAQEIYPQQLLEIADPPPVLFVQGQLALLNQEPLIAMVGTRRCSRDGERFAHKLGHDLGQMRLTTISGLALGIDSAAHRGSLEGEGSTVAVLGCGLDVDYPKPNRDLKKQIVQNGCLVTEYPPGTQPHAKRFPRRNRIISGLSRGVVVVEGGLKSGSLITARLALEQNREVLAVPGAIHDPRSRGVHQLLKDGAQLIENAADVVEALAWGGTIPDQARSTQSQDLSLYADVMQNTPGATPVIEALVDGPLTVDGLLRLCHLTPAELSSTLLQLELCNIVRREPGGMLALEPQHS; translated from the coding sequence ATGGCCCATGAGGACCTTCTGGCATGGCTACAACTGGAGCTTACCCCAGGGCTTGGGCCTATCACCCTTAGGCACCTTAAACAGCAGTATGGTACACCTCAGGCGATTCTAACCGCCCTACCGGATGTAAAACCCCAGATCACATTGGCTGATCGCGCCTGGGTTGCAGATCTTATTCAACAGAACCAAGCCATGGGGGCCCAAGCCATTCATTGGGCACAAGAGATCTACCCCCAACAATTGTTGGAAATTGCAGACCCTCCACCTGTGCTGTTTGTACAGGGTCAGTTGGCACTGCTCAATCAAGAACCACTCATTGCCATGGTGGGTACGCGACGCTGTAGCCGGGATGGTGAACGGTTTGCCCACAAGCTGGGGCATGATCTGGGACAGATGCGATTAACCACCATCAGTGGTCTGGCCCTGGGTATTGATAGTGCCGCCCACCGAGGCTCCCTGGAAGGGGAGGGTTCTACCGTGGCTGTTTTGGGGTGTGGTTTGGATGTGGACTATCCAAAACCTAATCGAGATCTTAAAAAACAGATTGTTCAAAATGGATGCTTGGTCACCGAATATCCCCCAGGCACACAACCCCATGCCAAGCGGTTTCCCCGTCGTAACCGTATCATCAGTGGTTTAAGTCGTGGTGTGGTGGTGGTGGAAGGGGGCTTAAAGTCCGGGTCCTTGATTACAGCCCGCTTGGCTTTAGAACAGAACCGTGAGGTGTTGGCCGTTCCAGGTGCCATCCATGATCCCCGTAGTCGTGGTGTGCATCAGCTCTTAAAAGATGGCGCACAACTGATCGAAAATGCGGCTGATGTGGTGGAAGCACTGGCTTGGGGGGGGACCATTCCCGATCAGGCCAGGAGCACCCAATCACAGGATCTTTCCCTCTATGCCGATGTGATGCAAAACACCCCTGGGGCCACACCTGTGATAGAGGCTTTGGTGGATGGACCATTAACGGTGGATGGACTTTTGCGTCTTTGTCATTTGACACCCGCAGAGCTTTCCAGCACATTACTTCAGCTTGAACTATGCAACATTGTTCGTCGTGAACCAGGAGGAATGCTGGCTCTAGAGCCGCAACATTCCTAG
- the topA gene encoding type I DNA topoisomerase — MTAVVIVESPAKAKTINKFLGRGYKVVATYGHIRDLPSKNGSVDTENGFAMKYTVPKDSAKRVDELAKAVKGADQVYLATDPDREGEAISWHVHEILEKKKLLKEVLVKRVVFHEITKTAIQDAVAHARDVDMDMVNAQQARRALDYLVGFNLSPLLWRKIRRGLSAGRVQSVALRLVCEREAEIQAFEPREYWSITAQAAKTADEKPRPFEARLAIAEGKKLTKFSIANEDQAKGLVKSVENRPLFVSEVEKKQSKRNPSPPFITSTLQQEASRKLGFSAKKTMTVAQRLYEGMEVPTAEGGKESVGLITYMRTDSVNLANEAIDSIRNQIEIRYGKEYLPKSARKFKSSAKNAQEAHEAIRPTDVIRTPEMLRQILEKDQFRLYELIWKRTVACQMAPAKIDKVAANLSVDSQDSAAPFRFRATGSSVAFPGFMKAYMEGKDEVSAQDRDDDDNESMLPPLEVGQQLDQKALDARQHFTEPPPRYTEATLVKVLESYGIGRPSTYAPTMSTLQDRGYVKLESRKFFPEDVGMVVNSYLTNHFSKYVDYNFTANLEDELDAVSRGEKTWIPLMEDFWQPFIEQIKVKDETTSKEEVTTEQTDEKCPKCGELLSIKLGRYGKFKACTGYPECKHTEPLNKEDEPERAEPEMTDIPCDKCGKPMLIKEGRYGKYYACSGYPDCKNNQPLNKPRDTGVACPTCGNGTFLEKKSRRGKIFYSCSNYPKCKHALWDEPLEIPCPKCKAAFVTKKVTKTRGTEHICVAEGCDHKEVVEPPIKKSKQS; from the coding sequence ATGACGGCAGTAGTCATCGTGGAATCACCCGCCAAGGCGAAAACCATCAATAAATTTTTAGGTCGTGGCTACAAAGTAGTCGCTACCTATGGTCATATCCGTGATCTGCCCAGCAAAAATGGCTCGGTGGATACGGAAAATGGTTTCGCCATGAAGTATACCGTGCCAAAAGATTCTGCCAAACGGGTGGATGAACTGGCCAAGGCGGTCAAAGGGGCTGATCAAGTTTATCTGGCGACTGACCCTGACCGTGAAGGGGAAGCAATCTCCTGGCATGTTCATGAGATTTTAGAAAAGAAAAAGCTGCTCAAAGAGGTCTTGGTTAAGCGGGTGGTGTTCCATGAGATCACCAAAACCGCCATTCAAGACGCTGTTGCCCATGCCCGTGATGTTGATATGGATATGGTCAATGCCCAGCAAGCACGCCGGGCGCTGGACTATCTGGTGGGCTTTAACCTGAGCCCACTTCTGTGGCGTAAAATCCGCCGAGGGCTCTCAGCAGGTCGTGTGCAGTCGGTTGCCCTACGTCTGGTTTGTGAGCGGGAAGCGGAGATCCAGGCTTTTGAACCCCGTGAGTACTGGAGCATTACCGCACAAGCCGCTAAAACAGCAGATGAGAAACCACGCCCCTTTGAAGCCCGCTTGGCGATAGCCGAGGGTAAAAAGTTAACCAAATTTTCCATTGCCAATGAAGATCAGGCAAAAGGGTTGGTTAAATCTGTGGAGAACCGCCCTCTGTTTGTCTCCGAAGTGGAGAAAAAGCAGAGCAAGCGTAACCCCTCCCCGCCCTTTATCACCTCGACACTTCAGCAGGAAGCCTCCCGAAAACTGGGCTTCTCTGCCAAAAAGACCATGACCGTCGCCCAGCGCCTTTATGAAGGTATGGAGGTCCCCACCGCGGAGGGGGGTAAAGAGTCGGTTGGTCTGATCACCTATATGCGTACTGACTCGGTCAATTTGGCCAATGAGGCCATTGACTCAATCCGTAACCAGATTGAGATCCGCTACGGCAAAGAGTACCTGCCCAAATCGGCCCGTAAGTTTAAATCTTCGGCCAAAAATGCGCAGGAAGCTCACGAAGCTATCCGTCCTACTGATGTTATTCGTACGCCGGAGATGTTGCGTCAGATCTTGGAAAAAGATCAATTCCGCCTCTATGAGTTGATCTGGAAACGTACGGTTGCCTGTCAAATGGCACCTGCTAAAATTGATAAGGTGGCGGCCAATCTCTCTGTGGATAGCCAGGATTCGGCTGCCCCCTTCCGTTTCCGTGCCACAGGCTCCTCTGTAGCTTTCCCAGGCTTTATGAAAGCCTACATGGAAGGCAAGGATGAGGTATCGGCTCAGGATCGTGATGATGACGATAATGAGAGCATGCTACCGCCCCTGGAGGTTGGTCAGCAGTTGGACCAAAAAGCACTGGATGCCCGTCAGCACTTCACAGAGCCTCCCCCACGCTATACGGAAGCGACCTTGGTTAAGGTGCTGGAAAGTTACGGTATTGGCCGTCCTTCCACCTACGCCCCAACCATGTCTACTTTACAGGACAGGGGTTATGTAAAGCTGGAGAGCCGTAAGTTCTTCCCTGAAGATGTGGGGATGGTGGTTAACAGCTACCTGACCAATCATTTTTCCAAGTACGTAGACTATAACTTTACAGCCAACCTGGAAGATGAGCTTGATGCGGTCTCCCGCGGGGAAAAGACCTGGATCCCCCTAATGGAGGATTTTTGGCAACCCTTCATTGAACAGATCAAGGTTAAAGATGAGACCACCTCCAAAGAGGAGGTAACCACCGAACAGACCGATGAGAAGTGCCCCAAATGTGGTGAACTGCTCTCCATCAAACTGGGTCGGTACGGTAAATTTAAGGCCTGTACGGGGTATCCTGAGTGCAAACATACCGAACCCCTCAATAAGGAAGATGAACCCGAGCGGGCCGAACCAGAGATGACCGATATTCCCTGTGATAAGTGTGGTAAACCCATGCTGATCAAAGAGGGACGCTACGGTAAATACTATGCCTGTTCAGGTTATCCCGATTGTAAGAATAATCAGCCCCTGAACAAACCACGGGATACCGGCGTGGCGTGCCCCACTTGTGGCAACGGTACGTTCCTGGAGAAGAAATCCCGCCGGGGTAAGATCTTCTACTCCTGCTCCAACTATCCCAAGTGCAAACATGCTTTATGGGATGAGCCATTGGAGATTCCCTGCCCCAAATGCAAAGCTGCATTTGTGACCAAAAAGGTGACCAAAACTCGGGGTACGGAACATATTTGTGTGGCAGAAGGGTGTGACCACAAAGAGGTGGTGGAACCACCCATTAAAAAATCCAAGCAATCTTAA
- a CDS encoding Dabb family protein gives MIRHMVMFELLEQAEGKSRVENAHTVQQALASMAPLCDAQRFEVTLNEKRDALSKEIDVMLLAEFDSWEKLANYHNHPQFKQVIATVRPLRKNRWAVDSVV, from the coding sequence ATGATCAGACATATGGTGATGTTTGAGCTGCTGGAGCAGGCAGAAGGAAAAAGCCGTGTTGAAAATGCACACACTGTTCAGCAGGCACTGGCCTCCATGGCACCTTTGTGTGATGCCCAACGCTTTGAGGTCACGTTAAATGAAAAACGTGATGCCCTATCCAAAGAGATTGATGTGATGCTACTGGCAGAGTTTGACAGTTGGGAGAAACTGGCCAACTACCATAACCATCCTCAGTTTAAGCAGGTGATTGCCACCGTCAGACCCCTACGTAAAAACCGTTGGGCTGTGGATAGTGTGGTTTAA
- a CDS encoding secondary thiamine-phosphate synthase enzyme YjbQ has translation MKRQKLPIHTDEAETFVDITGWVQTIVKKAEIQQGMCHLFVPHTTAGVTVNENCDPDVTRDMLVALDKQVPKKGDYRHAEGNSHAHIKASMMGHSLTVPVEGGRLLLGQWQGLYFTEFDGPRSRQVIVTVTGC, from the coding sequence ATGAAACGTCAAAAGCTACCGATCCATACCGATGAGGCTGAAACCTTTGTTGATATCACCGGCTGGGTACAAACCATTGTGAAAAAAGCTGAGATTCAACAGGGGATGTGTCATCTCTTTGTACCCCATACCACGGCCGGTGTGACTGTTAATGAAAACTGTGATCCGGATGTGACACGGGATATGTTGGTAGCACTGGATAAGCAGGTACCCAAAAAAGGGGATTACCGGCATGCTGAAGGGAACAGTCATGCTCATATTAAAGCCAGTATGATGGGCCATAGCTTAACCGTACCTGTTGAAGGTGGGCGGCTACTGTTAGGCCAGTGGCAGGGGCTCTACTTCACAGAGTTTGATGGACCCCGTAGCCGCCAGGTTATCGTCACCGTCACGGGTTGTTAA
- the ilvA gene encoding threonine ammonia-lyase, biosynthetic, whose product MSEQLFRHILTSRVYEAAVETPLEQSAWLSAQLDNEVLIKREDLQPVFSFKLRGAYNKIAHLTEAERAKGIIAASAGNHAQGVAFSARELGLKATIVMPQTTPDIKVEAVKRYGSDVVLHGDNYSIAADYCKQLAAQNGMTFIHPFDDELVIAGQGTVGLEIMRQSGNQLDAIFVPVGGGGLIAGIAAYVKNLNPNIRIIGVEPDDSDAMTRSLEEGQLTSLEQVGIFADGVAVREVGPRTFALCEKYVDEMVRVSVDEICSAIKWTYQATRTIVEPAGALALAGLRHYVAEKKIRNQRMVVINSGANMNFERLRYVAERTMVGEQREALFAITIPEKPGALRHFCRDVVGDHNITEFNYRLASRDAAHIFVGIDLRTPDERLLLANSLTDLGYQFEDLTDNNLAKTHVRHMVGGRSHVVKNERLFRFRFPERPGALAHFLTTMQADWNISLFHYRLHGGDFGRVLIGLEVPSGQEQNLQSCLDKLGFRYVDETENPAYKLFL is encoded by the coding sequence ATGTCTGAACAGCTGTTTCGTCACATCCTTACCTCCCGCGTTTATGAAGCAGCGGTTGAGACACCTTTGGAGCAATCAGCGTGGCTCTCTGCCCAGCTGGATAATGAGGTTCTGATTAAGCGAGAAGATCTACAACCGGTCTTTTCATTTAAGTTGAGAGGGGCTTATAACAAAATTGCCCATCTTACAGAGGCCGAGCGCGCCAAAGGTATTATTGCGGCTTCTGCAGGTAACCATGCACAAGGGGTTGCATTCAGTGCCCGTGAATTGGGGCTTAAGGCCACCATTGTCATGCCGCAAACCACACCGGATATTAAAGTGGAAGCGGTTAAGCGCTATGGTTCAGATGTGGTATTGCATGGGGATAATTACTCCATTGCTGCAGACTACTGCAAACAATTGGCGGCCCAAAATGGTATGACCTTTATCCACCCTTTTGATGATGAACTGGTTATTGCTGGGCAAGGAACCGTGGGTCTGGAAATTATGCGCCAAAGTGGTAACCAGTTGGATGCCATCTTTGTCCCGGTGGGTGGGGGGGGGTTGATCGCTGGCATTGCGGCCTATGTGAAAAATCTCAACCCCAACATCCGTATTATTGGGGTTGAGCCCGATGATAGTGATGCCATGACACGCTCTTTGGAGGAGGGGCAACTGACCTCATTGGAGCAGGTTGGGATTTTTGCTGATGGTGTAGCCGTACGAGAAGTAGGGCCGCGTACCTTTGCACTCTGTGAGAAATATGTGGATGAGATGGTGCGGGTGAGTGTGGATGAGATCTGCTCGGCCATTAAGTGGACCTATCAGGCAACCCGTACCATTGTAGAGCCAGCTGGTGCTTTGGCTTTAGCTGGTTTGCGTCACTATGTGGCGGAAAAAAAGATCCGTAATCAGCGTATGGTGGTGATTAACAGTGGTGCCAATATGAACTTTGAGCGGCTCCGCTATGTGGCCGAACGCACCATGGTGGGGGAGCAGCGAGAAGCTCTTTTTGCGATTACCATTCCTGAAAAGCCGGGTGCCTTACGGCATTTTTGCCGGGATGTGGTTGGGGACCATAACATTACTGAGTTTAACTATCGTCTGGCCAGTCGTGATGCCGCCCATATTTTTGTGGGTATTGATTTAAGAACCCCTGATGAACGGCTATTGTTGGCCAACAGTTTGACCGACCTGGGCTATCAGTTTGAGGATCTGACCGATAATAATCTGGCCAAAACCCATGTAAGACATATGGTGGGTGGGCGTTCTCATGTGGTCAAAAATGAGCGTCTGTTTCGTTTTCGTTTTCCAGAACGACCAGGTGCCTTGGCCCACTTTTTAACCACCATGCAGGCTGACTGGAACATTTCACTCTTTCATTACCGCTTGCATGGGGGAGATTTTGGACGGGTTTTAATTGGTCTGGAAGTACCCTCTGGACAAGAGCAGAACCTCCAGAGCTGTTTGGATAAGCTGGGTTTCCGCTATGTAGATGAAACAGAGAACCCAGCCTATAAACTGTTTTTGTAA
- a CDS encoding tetratricopeptide repeat protein has protein sequence MKQHLIIGVLLLLILTPLAQAQSQSQDLLPLAEQGHTHAQAMLAVMYEQGQGVEQNYIKAVHWYKKAAEKGHIIAQYSLAQLYDEGPTFIQHAPRAAYWYKKAAEQGHAGAQNSLGVMHVEGRGVPHNYSKAHTCFSKAAKQGHKLAGYNLAFVLERMDTNQIVKAEQNLTKNP, from the coding sequence ATGAAACAGCATTTAATCATAGGGGTATTGCTCTTACTCATACTCACCCCACTTGCCCAAGCTCAATCCCAAAGCCAAGACCTTTTACCGTTGGCTGAACAGGGGCATACCCATGCTCAAGCCATGTTGGCAGTGATGTATGAGCAGGGTCAGGGGGTTGAACAGAATTATATAAAAGCGGTGCATTGGTACAAAAAAGCTGCAGAAAAAGGACATATTATTGCTCAATATAGTCTTGCTCAGCTTTATGATGAAGGCCCAACCTTCATCCAGCATGCACCCCGTGCCGCCTATTGGTATAAAAAAGCTGCTGAGCAAGGACATGCCGGTGCGCAGAACAGTTTAGGTGTGATGCATGTAGAAGGACGTGGTGTACCGCATAATTACAGCAAAGCCCACACGTGCTTTAGCAAAGCGGCCAAACAGGGACACAAGCTTGCGGGGTATAACTTGGCCTTTGTTCTTGAGCGGATGGATACCAATCAAATCGTAAAAGCTGAACAAAATCTGACTAAAAATCCATAA
- a CDS encoding VOC family protein, translating to MMQLDAIGIISQNMEKSAEFYGLLGISFEQVGGPDHWEGITSSGVRIMLDSEKLMKQLDPNWQRTTGVAMVLCFKQETPAQVDERFAQITQAGFTHKTEPWDAFWGQRYASVMDPDGNQIDLFAALPQ from the coding sequence ATGATGCAGCTGGATGCCATTGGTATTATTAGTCAGAATATGGAAAAATCCGCAGAATTTTATGGGCTTTTGGGCATATCCTTTGAACAGGTCGGTGGACCAGACCATTGGGAAGGCATCACCAGCAGCGGTGTACGTATCATGCTGGATTCTGAAAAACTGATGAAACAACTGGACCCTAACTGGCAACGTACGACAGGGGTGGCCATGGTACTCTGCTTTAAGCAGGAGACGCCGGCACAGGTGGATGAACGGTTTGCGCAGATTACCCAAGCGGGTTTTACCCATAAGACCGAACCCTGGGATGCCTTTTGGGGGCAACGCTACGCCTCTGTCATGGACCCCGATGGTAACCAGATTGACCTTTTTGCTGCGCTACCCCAATAA